A single region of the Immundisolibacter sp. genome encodes:
- a CDS encoding aromatic ring-hydroxylating dioxygenase subunit alpha, which yields MNAPQSPVTFPFSPRHAMKFGTPVPDMGSGPIPAESVTSAAYFEREREQIFKQAWLQVGRVEEIPNPGDYFTRELHVFKSNIVVVRGKDGAVRAFHNMCTHRGMALATEACGNMRGFTCEFHGWGFGLDGSLQAVPAIESFPGLDKDKLGLKALACDTWNGFIFVHWNPQPKQSLAEFMGQLAKDMDGFPFDQCQHIAHYTARVKANWKLCIDAFQEAYHATYLHRHAIPGAGDLELALPTSVRFYGPHRSVSCWLKTDIQPTPAEAIAYKHGSFGFVKADEGDSRGLNPSGDESWWFDINVFFPNFFCDLGRGWYFTYNFWPVSENDTIWNMNIYQVQADTAGDRLAQEFTRIVLRDTVYEDMSTMEYSQKAFDSGVITEQTIGDTEIAMRHQYWVADEWVNGRRP from the coding sequence ATGAACGCCCCGCAGTCGCCGGTCACGTTTCCGTTCAGCCCGCGTCACGCGATGAAATTCGGCACGCCGGTGCCGGACATGGGCAGCGGGCCGATCCCGGCCGAGTCGGTCACCTCGGCCGCGTATTTCGAGCGCGAGCGCGAGCAGATCTTCAAGCAGGCCTGGCTGCAGGTCGGCCGGGTGGAGGAAATCCCCAATCCGGGCGACTACTTCACGCGCGAGCTGCACGTGTTCAAGAGCAACATCGTGGTGGTGCGCGGCAAGGACGGCGCGGTGCGCGCCTTCCACAACATGTGCACGCACCGCGGCATGGCGCTGGCGACCGAAGCCTGCGGCAACATGCGCGGCTTCACCTGCGAGTTCCACGGCTGGGGCTTTGGTCTGGACGGCAGCCTGCAGGCGGTGCCGGCGATCGAGTCCTTCCCCGGCCTGGACAAGGACAAGCTGGGTCTGAAGGCGCTGGCCTGCGACACCTGGAACGGCTTCATCTTCGTGCACTGGAATCCGCAGCCGAAGCAGTCGCTGGCCGAGTTCATGGGGCAACTGGCCAAGGACATGGACGGCTTTCCGTTCGACCAGTGCCAGCACATCGCCCACTACACGGCGCGCGTGAAGGCCAACTGGAAGCTGTGCATCGATGCCTTCCAGGAGGCCTACCACGCCACCTACCTGCACCGGCACGCCATTCCGGGCGCCGGTGATCTTGAGCTGGCGCTGCCGACCTCGGTGCGCTTCTACGGCCCGCACCGCTCGGTGTCGTGCTGGCTCAAGACCGACATCCAGCCCACGCCGGCCGAGGCGATCGCCTACAAGCACGGCAGTTTCGGCTTCGTGAAGGCCGACGAAGGGGACTCGCGCGGCCTGAATCCGTCGGGTGACGAGTCGTGGTGGTTCGACATCAACGTGTTCTTCCCGAACTTCTTCTGCGATCTGGGCCGCGGCTGGTACTTCACCTACAACTTCTGGCCGGTGTCCGAGAACGACACCATCTGGAACATGAACATCTACCAAGTGCAGGCCGACACCGCCGGCGACCGGCTGGCGCAGGAGTTCACGCGCATCGTGCTGCGCGACACGGTGTACGAGGACATGAGCACCATGGAGTACTCGCAAAAGGCCTTCGATTCGGGCGTGATCACCGAGCAGACCATCGGCGACACCGAGATCGCCATGCGCCACCAGTACTGGGTGGCCGACGAGTGGGTCAACGGCCGCCGGCCCTGA
- a CDS encoding SDR family NAD(P)-dependent oxidoreductase: MARFDGKSVIVTGGGSGIGAATARAFAAQGAAVMIGDINAKAGEAVAADIRANGRKAAFTAVDATNKASVEALVAAAVAAHGKLDVVFANAGVFDGFLPFTDIDEALFDRVIGVNVKGYFFTCQAAFKELKKTGGNIVMTASVAGLGAGGGGAAYTASKYATIGLINQIGVEAAAHGVRVNGVAPGGVKTGMTEHLIADPAVAGFITQGTPLGRWAEPDEIAAAVVFLASDEARYITGTVLRVDGGMRSK; the protein is encoded by the coding sequence ATGGCACGCTTCGACGGCAAGTCGGTGATCGTCACCGGCGGCGGTTCAGGGATTGGCGCGGCGACGGCGCGGGCCTTTGCCGCCCAGGGCGCGGCGGTGATGATCGGTGACATCAACGCCAAGGCCGGCGAGGCTGTGGCGGCGGATATCCGCGCCAACGGCCGCAAGGCGGCTTTCACGGCAGTCGATGCGACGAACAAAGCCAGCGTCGAGGCACTGGTCGCGGCAGCCGTGGCGGCGCATGGCAAGCTGGACGTGGTGTTCGCCAACGCCGGCGTGTTCGACGGCTTTTTGCCTTTCACGGACATCGACGAGGCGCTGTTCGACCGCGTCATCGGCGTCAATGTGAAAGGCTATTTCTTCACCTGCCAGGCGGCCTTCAAGGAACTGAAGAAAACCGGCGGCAACATCGTCATGACGGCCTCGGTTGCCGGGCTGGGCGCTGGCGGCGGCGGGGCGGCATACACGGCCTCCAAGTACGCCACGATTGGTCTGATCAACCAGATCGGCGTCGAAGCCGCCGCCCACGGCGTGCGCGTGAACGGCGTGGCGCCCGGCGGCGTGAAGACCGGCATGACGGAACACCTGATCGCCGACCCGGCAGTGGCCGGCTTCATCACCCAGGGCACGCCGCTGGGGCGCTGGGCCGAGCCCGACGAAATCGCCGCCGCGGTGGTGTTCCTGGCTTCCGACGAGGCGCGTTACATCACCGGCACGGTGCTGCGCGTGGACGGGGGCATGCGCTCGAAGTAG
- a CDS encoding ABC transporter ATP-binding protein: MNDQVPVLEARGLGKTYLDAGGALTVLHDVDLTVRAGESVAVMGASGAGKSTLLHLLGGLDAASRGEVWVDGRSLTGLGERERSRMRNQSLGFIYQFHHLLDEFTARENIAMPLLIGGQAPAQAGAAADAMLERLGLAARGHHKPGQLSGGERQRVAIGRALVTRPRCILADEPTGNLDPHTAEQVFRQLVEVCSERGGGLVVVTHNPQLAQLLDRRLMLADGRLADSD; this comes from the coding sequence ATGAATGACCAAGTGCCGGTCCTGGAGGCCCGCGGCCTTGGCAAGACTTACCTCGACGCCGGTGGCGCCCTGACCGTGCTGCACGACGTGGATCTGACGGTCCGGGCCGGCGAGAGCGTGGCCGTCATGGGCGCCTCCGGCGCCGGCAAGAGCACGCTGCTGCACCTGCTGGGCGGCCTGGATGCCGCCAGTCGGGGCGAAGTGTGGGTGGACGGGCGCAGCCTGACCGGCCTGGGTGAGCGTGAACGCTCCCGTATGCGCAACCAGTCGCTGGGCTTCATCTACCAGTTCCACCACCTGCTCGACGAATTCACCGCGCGCGAGAACATCGCCATGCCGCTGCTGATCGGCGGCCAGGCGCCGGCGCAGGCCGGCGCGGCGGCCGACGCCATGCTCGAGCGGCTCGGTCTTGCCGCGCGTGGCCACCACAAGCCGGGACAGCTGTCCGGCGGCGAGCGCCAGCGGGTCGCCATCGGCCGCGCGCTGGTCACGCGCCCGCGCTGCATCCTGGCCGACGAACCGACCGGCAACCTGGACCCGCACACCGCCGAGCAGGTGTTTCGGCAGCTGGTCGAGGTGTGCAGCGAACGCGGCGGCGGCCTGGTGGTGGTCACCCACAACCCGCAACTGGCGCAGCTGCTCGACCGGCGGCTGATGCTGGCCGATGGACGCCTCGCGGACAGCGATTGA
- a CDS encoding lipoprotein-releasing ABC transporter permease subunit: MFKPYEVFIGLRYTRAKRRNHFISFISLVSMAGIGLGVMALITVISVMNGFEEELRSRILGMVAHVTVSGDGGALRDWPQVQRQVAAEPQVLASAPYVETEAMISFAGNASGVLLRGIDPAQEPTVAELTLNTTGTTLSALTPGEFGIILGRDLALAMGAKAGDKVTVLIPEASATPAGVLPRMKRFTVLGTFSAGMYEYDSALALVAMQDAQRLVRLGDAVSGVRLRLADLMQAPAVAQRLSQRLPYLAVGDWTRQHVNFFRAVRTEKTVMFIILSLIVGVAAFNIISTLVMMVADKRADIAILRTMGATPGSVMGVFIVQGAVIGVVGTLLGLLGGVALALNIETLVPWLERALHVSLWPTDVYYISSLPSRLQAGDVTRITALALLLSLLATLYPAWRASRTDPAEALRYE; this comes from the coding sequence ATGTTCAAACCCTACGAAGTCTTCATCGGCCTGCGCTACACGCGCGCCAAGCGGCGCAATCACTTCATTTCGTTCATCAGCCTGGTGTCGATGGCCGGCATCGGCCTGGGCGTGATGGCGCTGATCACCGTCATCTCGGTCATGAACGGCTTCGAGGAGGAGCTGCGCTCGCGCATCCTGGGCATGGTGGCGCACGTCACGGTCAGCGGGGACGGCGGCGCGCTGCGCGACTGGCCGCAGGTGCAGCGGCAGGTGGCGGCCGAGCCGCAGGTGCTGGCCAGCGCGCCCTACGTCGAGACCGAGGCCATGATCTCGTTTGCCGGCAACGCCAGCGGCGTGCTGCTGCGCGGCATCGATCCGGCGCAGGAGCCCACGGTGGCGGAACTGACGCTGAACACCACCGGCACCACCCTGTCCGCGCTGACGCCGGGCGAGTTCGGCATCATCCTGGGGCGCGATCTGGCCCTGGCCATGGGTGCCAAGGCGGGCGACAAGGTCACGGTGCTGATCCCGGAGGCCAGCGCCACGCCGGCCGGCGTGCTGCCGCGCATGAAGCGCTTCACCGTGCTCGGCACCTTTTCGGCCGGCATGTACGAATACGACAGCGCGCTGGCGCTGGTGGCCATGCAGGACGCCCAGCGCCTGGTGCGCCTGGGCGATGCCGTCAGCGGCGTACGCCTGCGCCTGGCTGACCTGATGCAGGCGCCGGCCGTGGCGCAGCGGCTCAGTCAGCGCCTGCCGTACCTGGCGGTCGGCGACTGGACGCGCCAGCACGTCAATTTCTTTCGCGCCGTGCGCACCGAAAAGACCGTGATGTTCATCATCCTGTCGCTGATCGTGGGCGTGGCGGCCTTCAACATCATCTCCACCCTGGTCATGATGGTGGCTGACAAGCGGGCCGACATCGCCATCCTGCGCACCATGGGCGCCACGCCGGGCAGCGTGATGGGCGTGTTCATCGTGCAGGGCGCGGTCATCGGCGTGGTCGGCACGCTGCTGGGCCTGCTCGGCGGGGTGGCGCTGGCGCTGAATATCGAAACCCTGGTGCCGTGGCTCGAGCGGGCGCTGCACGTCAGCCTCTGGCCGACCGATGTGTATTACATCTCCAGCCTGCCATCGCGCCTGCAGGCGGGCGACGTGACGCGCATCACGGCGCTGGCGCTGCTGCTGTCGCTGCTGGCCACGCTGTACCCGGCGTGGCGGGCATCCCGTACCGACCCGGCCGAGGCGCTGCGCTATGAATGA
- a CDS encoding DUF2946 family protein: MNEPAWSPGQPLAGWLRLTGRGAWLIRDAAVEHPSLRAHLNRHYARDAKGRYFVQNGAQVVFVRLDYAPYVLHVTADGMLVAHTGEPAGAVLAACLDETGVLTLRTALGAGRVDEASLEYFADRVCHADGRAADETALADLMVGGLDAPVLFLDLPEGRLPLQHCPSAALPERFDFVRDPGQQYGQTDSP, encoded by the coding sequence GTGAATGAACCGGCGTGGTCGCCGGGCCAGCCCCTGGCCGGCTGGTTGCGCCTGACCGGGCGCGGCGCATGGCTGATTCGGGATGCGGCGGTGGAGCACCCGTCGCTGCGCGCGCACCTGAACCGGCATTACGCACGCGACGCGAAGGGCCGCTACTTCGTGCAAAACGGCGCGCAGGTCGTGTTCGTGCGCCTCGACTATGCGCCCTACGTCCTGCATGTCACGGCAGACGGGATGCTGGTCGCCCATACCGGCGAGCCGGCCGGCGCGGTGCTGGCGGCCTGTCTGGACGAAACCGGCGTGCTCACGCTGCGGACTGCGCTTGGCGCCGGTCGGGTCGACGAGGCGAGCCTGGAATACTTCGCCGACCGGGTGTGTCACGCCGACGGGCGCGCCGCCGACGAGACGGCGCTGGCCGATCTGATGGTCGGCGGCCTGGATGCGCCGGTGCTGTTCCTGGACCTGCCCGAAGGGCGCCTGCCGCTGCAGCACTGCCCGAGTGCGGCCCTGCCGGAACGCTTCGATTTCGTGCGCGACCCCGGCCAGCAATACGGCCAGACCGACTCCCCCTGA
- a CDS encoding MBL fold metallo-hydrolase, giving the protein MNLTFLGAAGTVTGSKYLLEVAGRRLLVDCGLFQGYKHLRLQNWAPLPFEPGTLDAVLLSHAHIDHSGYLPLLIKNGYGGRVWCTPGTAALCHLLLPDSGHLQEQDAEYANRKGFSKHHPALPLYDKQDAIDALPALEGVDFGQWFEPCAGVRVRFRQAGHILGAASVEIETEGQRLLFSGDLGRAGDPVMCDPQPAPPVDYLVVESTYGDRLHPDTDPAQALADVINRTAARGGMVLIPAFAVGRTQELLFYIHQLKQQQAIADLPVFLDSPMAIDASELLQRFASEHRLSASQARAVCATATYVREREESMALNSRTHPMIIISASGMATGGRVLHHLKARAGNPHNTLLFAGYQAGGTRGAALLAGAREIKIHGRYVPVAAEVASIQNLSAHADWQGILAWLGQIPAPQRIFVTHGEPAAADALRLHLQERFGWQAQVPIQGERVRLW; this is encoded by the coding sequence TTGAATCTGACCTTTCTTGGCGCCGCCGGCACCGTCACCGGCTCGAAATACCTGCTGGAAGTCGCCGGCCGACGGCTGCTGGTCGACTGCGGCCTGTTCCAGGGCTACAAGCATCTGCGCCTGCAAAACTGGGCGCCGCTGCCGTTCGAGCCGGGCACGCTGGACGCGGTGCTGCTCAGCCACGCCCACATCGACCACAGCGGCTACCTGCCGCTGCTGATCAAAAACGGCTACGGCGGACGGGTCTGGTGCACGCCGGGCACCGCGGCGCTGTGTCACCTGCTGCTGCCCGACAGCGGCCACCTGCAGGAGCAGGACGCCGAGTACGCCAACCGCAAGGGTTTCTCCAAGCACCACCCGGCGCTGCCGCTGTACGACAAGCAGGACGCCATCGATGCCTTGCCGGCGCTGGAAGGCGTGGACTTTGGCCAGTGGTTCGAGCCGTGCGCGGGCGTGCGGGTGCGGTTTCGGCAGGCCGGGCACATCCTTGGCGCCGCCAGTGTGGAAATCGAAACCGAGGGCCAGCGGCTGCTGTTCAGCGGCGACCTGGGGCGCGCCGGCGATCCGGTCATGTGCGATCCGCAGCCGGCGCCGCCGGTCGATTACCTGGTGGTCGAATCCACTTACGGCGATCGCCTGCACCCGGACACCGACCCGGCGCAGGCGCTGGCCGATGTCATCAATCGCACCGCCGCGCGCGGCGGCATGGTGCTGATTCCGGCCTTTGCCGTCGGCCGCACGCAGGAGCTGCTGTTCTACATCCACCAACTGAAACAACAGCAGGCGATTGCTGACCTGCCGGTGTTCCTGGACAGCCCGATGGCCATCGACGCCAGCGAGCTGCTGCAGCGCTTCGCCAGCGAACATCGGCTGAGCGCCAGTCAGGCCCGCGCCGTGTGCGCGACGGCGACCTACGTGCGTGAGCGTGAAGAGTCGATGGCGCTGAACAGTCGCACGCATCCGATGATCATCATCTCCGCCAGCGGCATGGCCACCGGCGGGCGCGTGCTGCATCACCTGAAGGCCCGCGCCGGCAATCCGCACAACACCCTCCTGTTCGCCGGCTACCAGGCCGGCGGCACGCGCGGCGCGGCGCTGCTGGCCGGCGCGCGCGAAATCAAGATCCACGGCCGCTACGTGCCGGTGGCGGCCGAGGTGGCGAGCATCCAGAACCTGTCCGCCCATGCCGACTGGCAGGGCATCCTCGCCTGGCTGGGTCAGATACCAGCGCCGCAGCGGATATTCGTCACCCACGGCGAGCCGGCGGCGGCCGATGCGCTGCGCCTGCACCTGCAGGAGCGCTTCGGCTGGCAGGCGCAGGTGCCGATCCAGGGCGAGCGGGTGCGTTTGTGGTGA
- the rfaD gene encoding ADP-glyceromanno-heptose 6-epimerase: MYVVTGGAGFVGSNLVRALNARGVTDILVVDNLETNSAKFRNLVGCAIADYLDKREFLRLLESGRGLPKLTAVLHQGACSDTLELNGRYMMDNNYAYSKAVFEHCQTARVPLLYASSAAVYGASQVFVEQPEYERPLNVYGYSKLLFDDYVRRQLPRLQAPAIGFRYFNVYGPGEAHKGRMASVARQFFVQYSERACVQLFRGSGGYADGEQQRDFVAVQDVARVVLHFLDHPQSSGVFNLGSGAAASFNRVAQAVINTCRAAAGEPALDLPALVDSGAVRYIDFPPGLAERYQNYTQADLTGLRRAGYDGAFMPVEQGVAAYVHELLTGA; encoded by the coding sequence GTGTACGTGGTAACCGGCGGTGCCGGCTTTGTCGGCAGCAATCTGGTGCGGGCGCTCAACGCCCGCGGCGTGACCGACATTCTGGTGGTGGACAACCTGGAGACCAACTCGGCCAAGTTCCGCAATCTGGTCGGTTGCGCGATCGCCGACTATCTGGACAAGCGGGAATTCCTGCGCCTGCTCGAGTCCGGGCGCGGGCTGCCAAAACTGACGGCCGTGCTGCATCAGGGGGCCTGCTCGGACACCCTGGAGCTGAACGGCCGCTACATGATGGACAACAACTACGCCTACTCGAAGGCCGTGTTCGAACACTGCCAGACCGCCCGTGTGCCCTTGCTGTACGCGTCCTCGGCCGCCGTCTATGGCGCCAGCCAAGTCTTTGTCGAGCAGCCCGAATACGAGCGCCCGCTGAACGTCTACGGTTACTCCAAGCTGCTGTTCGACGACTACGTGCGCCGGCAGCTGCCGCGCCTGCAGGCGCCGGCGATCGGCTTTCGCTACTTCAACGTCTACGGGCCGGGCGAAGCGCACAAAGGCCGCATGGCCTCGGTGGCGCGGCAGTTCTTTGTGCAGTACTCGGAGCGTGCCTGCGTGCAGCTGTTCCGCGGCAGCGGTGGGTATGCCGATGGCGAGCAGCAGCGCGATTTCGTGGCCGTGCAGGACGTGGCGCGGGTGGTGCTGCATTTTCTGGACCATCCGCAGTCCAGCGGCGTGTTCAATCTGGGCAGCGGCGCGGCGGCCAGCTTCAACCGCGTGGCGCAGGCGGTGATCAACACCTGCCGCGCCGCGGCCGGCGAGCCGGCGCTCGATCTGCCGGCGCTGGTCGACTCGGGCGCCGTGCGCTACATCGACTTCCCACCGGGTCTTGCCGAGCGCTACCAGAACTACACCCAGGCCGACCTGACCGGCCTGCGCCGGGCCGGCTACGACGGCGCGTTCATGCCGGTGGAGCAGGGCGTCGCGGCCTACGTGCACGAGCTGCTGACCGGCGCCTGA
- the rfaE1 gene encoding D-glycero-beta-D-manno-heptose-7-phosphate kinase, which translates to MLSALLPAHLARLAGVRVLVVGDAMLDRYWFGAVERISPEAPVPVVAVGGSEERLGGAANVARNVVALGGQARLLAITGQDEAAERIDSLLADSTIDARLLRDPALPTTLKLRVLSRSQQLIRLDFEARPGAAALAGLQAVFADTLEWAQVVVASDYGKGALAEVARLIALAQARGRPVIVDPKGHDYAPYAGASLLTPNRGEFATVAGPWHSEDELHEKAADWLARLGIERLLVTRSEQGMTLFRKGAPALHDPARAREVFDVSGAGDTVVAALALALAADLGDAAAVHLANLAAGIVVGKLGTATATAQEVAAELAEED; encoded by the coding sequence GTGCTCAGCGCCCTGTTGCCGGCTCATCTGGCGCGTCTGGCCGGCGTGCGCGTGCTGGTGGTCGGCGACGCCATGCTGGACCGCTACTGGTTCGGGGCGGTGGAGCGCATCTCGCCGGAAGCGCCTGTTCCCGTGGTGGCCGTGGGTGGCAGCGAGGAGCGCCTGGGCGGCGCCGCCAACGTGGCGCGCAACGTGGTGGCGCTGGGTGGTCAGGCGCGTCTGCTGGCGATTACCGGTCAGGACGAGGCGGCAGAGCGCATCGACAGCCTGCTGGCGGACAGCACCATCGACGCCCGCCTGCTGCGCGATCCGGCGCTGCCGACCACGCTGAAGCTGCGCGTGCTGTCGCGCAGCCAGCAGCTGATCCGGCTCGACTTCGAGGCCCGTCCGGGCGCCGCGGCGCTAGCGGGCCTGCAAGCGGTGTTTGCGGATACCCTGGAGTGGGCGCAGGTGGTGGTGGCCTCCGACTACGGCAAGGGCGCGCTGGCCGAGGTGGCGCGGCTGATCGCCCTGGCGCAGGCGCGCGGCCGGCCGGTGATCGTCGACCCCAAGGGCCACGACTACGCGCCTTACGCCGGCGCCAGCCTGCTGACGCCCAATCGCGGCGAGTTCGCCACCGTGGCCGGGCCCTGGCACAGCGAGGATGAGCTGCATGAGAAGGCCGCCGACTGGCTGGCCCGGCTGGGCATCGAACGGCTGCTGGTCACGCGCAGCGAGCAGGGCATGACCCTGTTCCGCAAGGGCGCCCCGGCCCTGCACGACCCGGCCCGGGCGCGCGAGGTGTTCGACGTGTCTGGCGCCGGCGACACGGTGGTGGCGGCGCTGGCACTGGCGCTGGCCGCCGATCTGGGTGATGCGGCGGCAGTGCATCTGGCGAATCTGGCCGCCGGCATCGTGGTCGGCAAGCTGGGCACCGCCACCGCCACGGCGCAGGAAGTGGCCGCCGAACTGGCCGAGGAGGACTGA
- the pyrF gene encoding orotidine-5'-phosphate decarboxylase: MIRPASTPRIVVAVDRPDLGQAVALADRLDPTLCRLKVGMELFTAAGPAAVEALQKRGFQVFLDLKFHDIPNTVAGACRSAAALGVWMINVHAGGGPRMLAAAAEAVGAASHRPLLVGVTVLTSLDQAELTVVGVAASPAEQVLRLARCCADAGLDGVVCSPLEIAPLRAGLGPDFRLVTPGIRGPADAPDDQRRTLAPAAALAAGADYLVIGRPITGAADPLAALQAITASLDGA; encoded by the coding sequence ATGATCCGCCCCGCGTCTACACCCCGCATCGTGGTTGCCGTCGACCGGCCCGATCTTGGCCAGGCGGTGGCGCTGGCGGACCGACTGGACCCCACGCTGTGCCGGCTCAAGGTCGGCATGGAGCTGTTCACCGCGGCCGGACCGGCCGCGGTGGAGGCTTTGCAAAAGCGCGGCTTTCAGGTGTTCCTGGATCTGAAGTTCCACGACATTCCCAACACCGTGGCCGGCGCCTGCCGCAGCGCGGCGGCGCTCGGCGTGTGGATGATCAACGTCCATGCCGGCGGTGGCCCGCGCATGCTGGCAGCGGCGGCCGAGGCGGTCGGCGCGGCCAGCCATCGCCCGTTGCTGGTGGGCGTCACGGTACTGACCAGTCTTGATCAGGCCGAGCTGACCGTCGTCGGCGTGGCGGCGAGTCCGGCTGAGCAGGTGCTGCGCCTGGCGCGCTGCTGTGCCGATGCCGGCCTGGACGGCGTGGTCTGCTCGCCGCTGGAGATTGCCCCGCTGCGGGCGGGGCTTGGGCCTGATTTCAGGCTCGTCACGCCCGGCATCCGCGGCCCCGCCGACGCCCCCGACGACCAGCGGCGCACCCTGGCGCCGGCCGCAGCGCTGGCGGCCGGCGCGGACTATCTGGTCATCGGACGGCCGATAACCGGCGCAGCGGATCCGTTGGCAGCCTTGCAGGCCATCACCGCCAGCCTCGACGGAGCCTGA
- a CDS encoding LapA family protein, with protein sequence MRTLRLLALLMVSVLAGLFASVNTQPVSVNYLVGSGELRLAYLLLGVVGVGMAIGWLAALPRRWQHGRELRRLRAQLRRLEAELVALAPSATRPPQP encoded by the coding sequence ATGCGCACATTGCGACTGCTGGCGCTGCTCATGGTGTCGGTATTGGCCGGACTTTTCGCCAGCGTCAACACCCAGCCGGTGAGCGTCAATTACCTCGTCGGCAGCGGCGAACTGCGCCTCGCCTATCTGCTGCTTGGCGTGGTCGGCGTGGGCATGGCGATTGGCTGGCTGGCGGCGCTGCCGCGGCGCTGGCAGCATGGCCGCGAATTGCGCCGGCTGCGTGCGCAGCTGCGGCGCCTGGAGGCGGAACTGGTGGCGCTGGCACCCTCCGCCACGCGGCCGCCGCAGCCGTGA
- the rpsA gene encoding 30S ribosomal protein S1, producing MTESFAALLEESLSNRKLQPGSIVRATVVDMDNNFVTVNAGLKSEALIPVQEFRNERGELEVAIGDVVEVALKAIEDGYGETVLSREEARLNKQWIVLEEAFEKSEPITGIITDKVKGGFTVMIGDVRAFLPGSLVDIRPVRDVTHLEGREIEFKCIKLDRKRNNVVVSRRAVLEDSYVEERRALIESLEEGQIKHGIVKNLTDYGAFVDLGGIDGLLHVTDMAWKRVRHPSEVVKVGDELEVKILKFDRERVRVSLGLKQLQEDPWVNIARRYPVGTRLVGTVTNVTDYGCFVEIEDGVEGLVHMSEMDWTNRNVQPAKVVQPGDQVEVMILDVDGERRRISLGMKQCRMNPWEEFAALHRKGDKVSGRIKSITDFGVFVELDGGIDGLVHLTDISWDKPGEEAIRDLKKGDLVNAVVMLVDPERERISLGMKQVEGDAWTDYVEQHPRGTRVTAKVTQVEPKLVLLELAPGVEGTMKGSDASQDKTKDATEVLKVGDEVEAMIIAIDSKTRSIQLSVRAQELKEEAAAVEDYRSTNVTGTTSLGDLLKEHLGDRGN from the coding sequence ATGACCGAATCGTTCGCCGCCCTGCTGGAAGAAAGCCTGTCGAACAGGAAATTGCAGCCGGGCTCCATCGTCCGCGCCACTGTTGTCGACATGGACAACAACTTCGTCACCGTCAACGCCGGCCTGAAGTCCGAGGCGCTGATCCCGGTCCAGGAATTCCGCAACGAGCGCGGTGAGCTGGAGGTCGCCATCGGCGACGTGGTCGAGGTGGCCCTGAAGGCCATCGAGGACGGCTACGGCGAGACCGTGCTGTCGCGTGAGGAAGCGCGCCTCAACAAGCAGTGGATCGTGCTCGAGGAAGCGTTCGAGAAGTCCGAGCCGATCACCGGCATCATCACCGACAAGGTCAAGGGCGGCTTCACGGTCATGATCGGCGACGTGCGGGCCTTCCTGCCCGGCTCCCTGGTCGACATCCGCCCGGTGCGCGATGTGACGCACCTGGAAGGGCGCGAAATCGAGTTCAAGTGCATCAAGCTCGACCGCAAGCGCAACAACGTCGTGGTGTCGCGCCGCGCGGTGCTGGAAGACAGCTACGTCGAGGAGCGCCGTGCGCTGATCGAGAGCCTGGAAGAGGGCCAGATCAAGCACGGCATCGTCAAGAACCTCACCGACTACGGTGCGTTCGTGGATCTGGGCGGCATCGACGGCCTGCTGCACGTGACCGACATGGCCTGGAAGCGCGTGCGTCACCCGAGCGAAGTGGTCAAGGTAGGCGACGAGCTGGAAGTCAAGATCCTGAAATTCGACCGCGAGCGCGTGCGCGTGTCGCTGGGTCTGAAGCAGCTGCAGGAAGACCCGTGGGTCAATATCGCGCGCCGTTATCCGGTCGGCACGCGTCTGGTCGGCACGGTCACCAACGTCACCGATTACGGCTGCTTCGTGGAGATCGAGGACGGCGTCGAGGGCCTGGTGCACATGTCCGAGATGGACTGGACCAACCGCAACGTGCAGCCGGCCAAGGTGGTGCAGCCGGGCGATCAGGTCGAGGTGATGATCCTGGACGTCGACGGCGAGCGCCGGCGCATTTCGCTGGGCATGAAGCAGTGCCGCATGAACCCCTGGGAAGAATTCGCCGCCCTGCACCGCAAGGGTGACAAGGTCAGCGGGCGCATCAAGTCGATCACCGATTTTGGCGTGTTCGTGGAACTGGACGGCGGCATCGACGGCCTGGTCCATCTGACCGACATCTCCTGGGACAAGCCCGGCGAGGAAGCCATCCGCGACCTCAAGAAGGGCGATCTGGTCAACGCCGTGGTCATGCTGGTGGACCCCGAGCGCGAGCGTATTTCGCTGGGCATGAAGCAGGTCGAGGGCGATGCCTGGACCGACTACGTGGAACAGCACCCGCGCGGCACGCGTGTCACCGCCAAGGTGACCCAGGTCGAGCCGAAGTTGGTCCTGCTGGAGCTGGCGCCCGGCGTCGAGGGCACCATGAAGGGCTCCGATGCGTCGCAGGACAAGACCAAGGATGCCACCGAGGTGCTCAAGGTCGGCGATGAGGTCGAGGCCATGATCATCGCCATCGACAGCAAGACGCGCAGCATCCAGCTGTCCGTCCGGGCGCAGGAGCTCAAGGAAGAAGCCGCGGCGGTGGAGGATTACCGTTCCACCAACGTCACCGGCACGACCAGCCTGGGCGATCTGCTCAAGGAGCACCTGGGCGATCGGGGCAACTGA